The genomic stretch CTGATTCCCTAagcagcccagggcctggccagaCCCCGGCTTTGACTTGGCTCATCTAGGCCCTGCCTCTACTTCGTGGCCCAGGCCGATCTGAGCTGCCTGGGCGGGGCTGGGTCAGGCCTGGGGAATGGGTGTCACCCCTAAAGTCAGGTAAAGCCCACCCTCTCCCACAACCTCTAATGAAAACGTAAAAACCACAGATATATGTATCATAGTGGAAAAAATGTTGACCCACGCAGTGGGCAGTCCCCTGACAGCCCAGGGTGCCTTATCCCCCACCCCTTGTTTTTAATACACTTTCCCACATACACTATATACAGCCCTGAAGGCAGGGAGAAAGCCAGACATGTTGTGGGAAGCGTTTTCTCTGAGTTGCTCCGAGAACCCTGGTGGGCAGTGAGCTGAGGAGTCACAGAAGGATGAAGGCAGAAAGGCAGGGAAAGGGGTCCAggctccaggaagccctccacTTCCAGCCAGCACAAGATGGACAGGGGGCCTTGGCAGTGAGGTGGGAGGTGGGCCTGGAGGAGCCCCGGGCAGGGAGGCGGGGAGCGCAGCTGCCTTAGTACTTGGGGACCTTGCTGTAGTCTTCGGAGTGGACGTGCCGGCACAAGCAGATAGACAGGAGCATCCCCAGGACCTGTGGGGGGAGAAGGTGAGAATCAGAGGAGGCAGGGCTGCCCAGTCCCCTAGAGTCCCCTGCTGTCCAGGTCAACACACAAGGTTTGATCCAGATTCAGTGGATCTGCAAGTAGAGCCTCGTGACCAGCCTGTGATTCAGGCGGCAGAGGAGCCAGGGAGGGCCCGGGCTCAGGTCAGGCTTGCTGCTGGGCCTCTGGAAGCTGCCAGGCAGGGCCCAGCCTCCCCGAGCACACCCGCAAAGCCGGGGCAACACGGGAGGACAGAGAGTGGGGAGGGCTGCAGGAAAGGGGGCGCAGACCTCAATGACAGCGACGCCCACACACACGCCTAGGATGACGCCCAGGTTGTCCTGCAGCCACATCTGCACCTTCTCCATGCAGCCCTGCAAGGGGAGAACACAGCCAGGTCAGCCCATGTCGtgccacctcacctcacctcgTCACACAGAACTGCCAGGAGGGGCCACCCCCAGCCCGCAGGGCCTGCAGTGCACTGGATGCTCcttgaatggataaattaatgaatacaCACGAGGGTACCAATGACAAGGGAACAAATGGATCAAAGGCAGGGACAgcgaagggagggaaggaaggaagaaggaagggagggaggcaatgagggagggaggggggtgcCCAAGCCCAGGCGAGCCTTGGTGGCCCTAGTACCTGAACCCACGGGCACCCCCACACCCAGGCCGTGACCCCGCAGCCCCCCACATACCTCGCGGTACACAGGCCAGTCCTCAGGGCTGTTGATGCTCTCTGTCCTGTTGGCATCCGGGGCCTGGCAGAAGCCCTTCCTCACTAAGTGGCTGTCATTTTCCGCCTTTTCCTCGCAAGAACAGGGGTAGGTGATGTTGGTGCGATTCATGAGCTCAGCGTTCTCTGTCCAGTTATAGAAGCTGATCCAGCCACAGCATTGCCCCTGGGCAAAGAGACGACAGGCTGCTCGTGCCCACTGTCCCCTCCTGGCAGAGAAGGGGCCTCCTGGGAAAGAGGCTTAGATCTGCCACGTCCAGGCCTCCCTGGTTCCAGCCAAACCACCAGGATTTGAGTTTAGGATTCATTTTGGCTTCTGTGAGCCACCAAGGATTTAAAGGGGCTTTCAGAAAACACACACCACAAACTACTAAACAGTAGGAAGGAAAAATCAGGCGCAGCCCATCGATAAGGCAGAATAGGAGGGAAGTTCGAGCTGAAAGACAGAACACGCGGAGGACACAAGGCAGGCAGATGGCATACACGGTTAAGAGTGTGGGGTCTGCAGTCAGGtcactgggttcaaatcccagtagCTCTGCCACCTACCAGTTTTTCACTTTGGTCGAAGTACTGacatcagtttcctcacctgcaaaatggggtaGCAAGATTTCTAACTCACAGGGCGGTTATGAGAACTAAACGGGCCCAGGTAGGCAGCGCCCCCAGCACAGGGCTGGAGGGCACAGTAATTGCTCAGAAAAAGGCCGGCTCCACTTTTCAGCTGAACACATGCTAGAGTTGCAATTTGCCTCTGAGATTCTTGGTTGCCAAAGTGGAAAAGATACGTGGTCCATTCTGCCTTTTTAGAGGAGAAAATGCTCTAGTTCCAGAGGGGAAGAAAGCATTTCTGGACTCTGTGTGCTAAAAGGGGCCTCCGTGGGGCTCATGAAGGGGAGCCCGAGAGGCTTCGGATTACATGTGGGCTTGAGTTTCCAACAGGATTGGGATCTCAAGGACGGGGCTCATGCTGGAAATGCCCCCAGAAGGTGGAACAGAGGGGGGGAAGGGCTCCTttcaaatcctggccctgccctgtgTATGTGTAAGCCGCTGCCCttttctgagccccagtttcctcatctggagaaTGGGATCACAATAACCAGTATGCTAGGGTCCCTGGGAGAACTAAATGGGCTGCATGGGTAAGCTGCATGCCACCCTGGCCAGCACAGGGTCAACTCCCCACCTGCTTCCTTCCCATCTCAGGGTGGCCGAGTCCCTGACAAGTAGCGCAGTGGCCAGCAGGGGGCGTGCCAAGCATGCTCTGGCGTTCTTGGGCTCCAGGTTGTACTTTTTATATTGCAGTTGCCTGGCTGCCGCCTCTCTGGCAGAAAGGCTGGCACATAGCCCTCTCACACCCAAGCGAAATGAGGCAGCTTTTCTTGGCCTTTCTACTGCACCAGGCAGAGCCCTCTTCTCCAGGGCCTCCTGGCCTGATTCGTGCCAAGATCTGTCCCCAGTCACTACCCACCCTGTGTTTTAGTAAAACGTCACTGCATGATAAGTGCTGCCTAAGTGCTACGGGCTTTAAAAGTCCATCTCACAGTAGTATGGATCAaaagccccattttatagatgaggaaactgaggcttagagaagctCTGACCAGGAAGTGGTAGAGTTAGTATTCCAGCTTTCAGGAGCCTGACTTAGAGTTTGCTTTCTTAACCACCATCCCAAGCAGCATCTGACAGACATCAGAATCTTCTAGCGGCCTTTCCTACTGCAGGAATCCCCCAGCCAGCCAACTACATCCCACGGTGGGTTGTGCCTCATCTCATGAGGGacccaccccttccccaggcaTTTGTTCATCCTGGGACATCCGTCTGTCTCTAATCTTAGCAAAGGGCCTCAGGTATTGTGGGTCAAACTAAAGGTGTGATGAAAAAGTCTTCCTGTGTGCACCAAGCCCTCCTACCTGGCCTTATCTGGTCCTcaccaaaaaaaatctgtgaggCACGTAGGCCAAAAAACATCAGCCTCCCCTTTTCACAGTTCAGAAAATGGATGTGCCCATGTCTCCTGGACAGAGTCCATCTATAGTCTCCAAACTCTCCTGATGGCAGGTTTTCTCCAGCTGTCAGTTAGTGCCAACAGGTCCGAAGTGACTGCTGTGTCCAGCACCCCcatgggagagaggaggaggctgCAGCCCAGAGGGGGCAGGTACCAGCCAAGGCACAGGGCATCTGGGACCACAAAAGAGGGGGCAGCCAGGACCTGATCACTGAGGGCAATGTGTGTGGGTGTAATTGGTTCACCATCAAGGTAGGCTGGGAACCCAGTGAaatggtcattcattcattcagtcattcattctgtCAGTCAGTCTTTCTGTCAGTCATTCAGTGAGTtatctatcattcattcattcattcattcattcattctgtcagTCATTCAGTGAGTTATctatcattaattcattcagtcattcattctgtCAGTCATTCAGTGAGTTATctatcattaattcattcagtcattctgTCAGTCATTCAGTGAGTtatctatcattcattcattcattcattctgtcagTCATTCAGTGAGTtatctatcattcattcattcagtcagtcattcattCTGTCAGTCATTCAGTGAGTtatctatcattcattcattcattcattcagtcattcattcagtcattcagtgAGTtatctatcattcattcattcattcagtcattcattctgtCAGTCATTCAGTGAGTtatctatcattcattcattcagtcattcattctgtCAGTCAGTTGCTTGGTCTGTGGCTCTCCCACTTTAACTGAGGTGGAATACACATACAGTAACATGTACAAACCCAGCTTGATGAATGTTTATACACAAAGTGGCATAACCACCGTCTGGATCAAGATTTGAATAGAACATTCCTTTCACCCCAGAAGGTTCCAACGTACACCTCCCTGGAGGAAGCCTCCTCTCAGACGTGTGTCAGCCTATGAACCTTGGAAGCCTGTTTCTTTACCTCCAGGATGCAGCTCCCAACACTCGCCTACCTGGCTTGAGACGAGAGGGCCAAGAGCTGACCCCACCCTCTCTGGCCACAGAGGGGAGCGCGGTGAGCCACGTCCAAGGCCCTAGACCCCCTGAGCACAGAACTGTGGTGGTGACTGGGGAGCCAGGCAGGGGGACTGCTCGGGGGCCCCCGCCCCCgtcagacacacactcacacactggCTAACACGTTCTATCAGGCACATACAGACACACGGAGGACCAGAGCCCGGCGCACAGACACCTGCAGGCCACTTGCCTcagctgccctgccctcccctccccccgcaccTTACCTGAGCCTGCACGTAGTCCCAGCCTTCCTGCAGTCTGTCCTCCTGATCATCCTTGTAGTTCTGAATGAGCTTGATCACAATGCTGCCCATTTCCTGCTTCACCTGCAGACGGGAGAGCAAGGACCAAGGTCAGGTTTCCTGAAACCCGTGCCCCACCTCTGGTCACATCTACTTAAACTGCCTCCCCCCACTCTGACCCCCGAACCTGGGGACGTGCTCATGGTgcaaatgctttttgttttccaCTCCAGCCACTTTCTGGGTACTTCCTGCTAGTCACCACACTAGGCCTGGTGCAGTCAGGACCAACCACTCCTGCTCTACAGTCCATTTGGCATTCAGCAGCCACGTGACCCTTTAAATGTGAATCTTTCTAAGTCCCTGCCAGTGGCTTCCCACCACTCTCAGGAAAAACGCCGGCATCCTCTCGATGGCCCACATGGCCCTGCGTCATTCGGCCCCTGCGCTTCCCACACCTCGTTTCCGCTCTTCTTGCTTCCTCTGGTTCCATTGCACAGGTCTCCTCGCTGACTTTGTGCTAagcacactcctgcctcagggcctttgccctCTCTAGCCCATCTCCCTGGAATCCTCTTCCCATATATTAACATGGCTCACTCGCCCACTTCCTCAGGGCCCCGCTCAAACATCAGCTCCTTAGAAAGGCCTTCCTGGAACACCCCACACAATACCATCCCTTCCCtatcctcccccccccccgccccgcccccaccccgcccactcCTCCCAGGCCTGCCTTATCCTGAAAGGGTAAGCATGctgtattttcttcatagcattgtCATTACATACTCAGGTGCTTTCAGGATCCATCCTCTCTATCCCCACTAGAATGGTCAGCTTCGTGGGAGCGGGGACTGTATCTGGTAAAGCCTGGCCAGAGTAGGTGTGCAGTATACATGAATAAGGGACGTGTGCAAAACCACCTCTCTGTGCCACACACCACGGAAATCCTCATGCATTCTCCCAGGTAACCCTCATGCCTGCCCCAGGGCTCTACCAAGCCTATATCCTGACGGGCTGTCACTGACGAAGAGAGAACTGCACCAGCTTTTCACTAACCCCATGCAGAAAAGACTGATTTACAAATAAGGCAGACAAGGGATGCAGGGATCAAAAAGATTCAGCCCCAAAGGCCTTTCGCTGGAGCCCAGAGCAGAGTTTCTCACTATGGCAGCTTTTTAGGAACATCAGCTGTGCAAAGGGAGGCCAACCTGAAACCAACCTAGAGAGCTGAAGACAGGGCTTCCTTGCTAGTGAGAATGGCCCCAGGTGGGAGGGGAACCCCCAGAgccagccctggcctggccccacATGGGCTCTCCCGTGGATCTGGAACAAAGGCCTTCTCGGCACACAAGCACGGACAGGCTGGTTGTGGTCATCTGCTGTCACTGTGGAACCCCAGGGCGAGGGGCCCAAGAGGGGCAGGGGCACCCAGGGCACAGCTGCACACCTGCCCCTCAGTTTCTGAGAAAGGGGAATTGGGGAGCGGGGACAGGTATTTCCAGGCAGGGGCTTTCAGAGCCTGGCTGGAAACCCTGTGCCGGGGCTTCCTTCCACCAGCCTGCTGTGCTCAGACAACCACATCCTCCAAACGGACTTGCAGCCCTGGCTCCCGGTCCCTCCCCTCGCCATTCTGGGGAAACCAGCTCCCCAGGACCTTGCTCTGTCCCTCTACCTTCTGATAAAAACTATTAGCATGTCGCTTTTTGTCTTACCCACACACAGCTCTACAATTTACAAAGCTTTCCTGTCAGTAACTAACCGCACCGCTAAGAGTGGCTAACTTTGATCAGATGCTTATTCTGTCTCAGCGCTGTGCTAAGTAAGCACTGTTAACGCATTAATCTCACTTTAATCTTCAGCGCAGACCTATGGCCTAGGTAGGTATTGACCTCATGCCCTCATTTTAGAGATTTAGAAAACGAGAGCAGTTCATTAAGtcgttcaaggtcacacagccaacaaGCAGAAGATCTGAGGTTTGGACTCAGGCTTGTCTAATTTCAGAACCCAAGTTTTCACCCATTCGACTCTAGCAGCATTTAAACCACATGGCTATTCCTAGGTCAGAGCACTTTTCAGAAGGGCGCAGAGAAGCCAAGTGGTTTGCCTATGACACACAGCGGGGCTGCCCACATCTAGATCTTGACTCTTTCTGCCCCAACCTTCTCTGCTCCCCAGTGAGCAGATGTTCTCTGACTTGTGCGAAGGAGGAAGTTCCCCAAAGGCATTTGCTTGGAGAGCCACCTGTCCCACATCCTTCTCACCGGCCCTCCTCTGCGCTGACCTAGGCTCTATTTATACCCCAGTGTGGTTGCCACAGCAGCCTGGACTTCCCTGTTGCAGGCCCTCCTGAAATGAGAAGGTGATGGAAACTGTGTGCTTTCCATTGAGGCTGGGTGGTTTCCATGGAAACACCACATTATCTGCCAGCTCAGAATGTGGCTAAGGGATACAGCCAGGCCACGGGGACCAGGGCTGTAGGGGCCGGTTCAGCTTGGAGCCGATGCCTTCGGATCCCAAAGCCCAAGAGGTTGTGTTAGGAGCCCAGGGACGTCACCCTGGCAACCAGGCTGTTCCTGAGAcaaggaggggcagggagggagagtgaGACGATGCTCACCCTCTCACTTCATGCCTGCAGAGGCCACCTCTGTGGTTTCCGACTGCCCTGCAcccattctcccttcttcctttccttaggGCTCAGCACTCCCCAGTCCCTCCATGTGGCGGGAAGCTCTGCCCCCTCACTGCAGTGGGCAAGCAAAGAACCAGGCTGCCACTTAATGCCTTCCACAACGTGAGCACAGTGAGTGGTTCAGGGATGAGTACGTGTCCCAGGGTCACACACATGGGTCCTCTCTTTCCATTAATCTGCTAAGAGGAGGGCCTGAGCTGCTGGTGGCCACCTTCGGCTCTATTGGGGACAGCCCGTCTGAGAAGGGAGCCAACGGAGAGCAGGGCCAAAGACGGAGAGGGACAGACTCCTGGTGGCAGCCTTTGGAAACCTGGATCCAGCTGAGCCTGCAGCCAGCCTGGCTATTTTTAGTTGGGTTACTGCCCAGGACCAACTGTACAATTTACAAGCCCCAGCAAAATGCAAATGCAGCGCCCTTCTTTAAAAgtgattaagaatttcaagacagcaacAGCAGAGCCTCAAACCAAGCACAGGACCCTTGTAAGTGTGGGACCCTGTGTGACTGCTCAGGTCACAGGCCTAGGAAGCCAGCCCTGGTCCTGCCCGATATCATGCTCCCCATttcccagaagagaaaacaaaggcccAGCGACTCAGAACAACTTCTCAAGATTGCACAGCTAGCAAGTAGCAGAGATGTGACCATAACCCTAATGCGTGCAGCTCCAGAACCCTGAGATCTCAATCACATCAAGCCTCCCACTGTCTCCACCTGACCCAAGATCCCAGCATCCTCCAGGGTGACTTTCCTCTCCTCTCGCCAAAGCTGTGCTTTTATTTCACCTTGAGCGTGGCTTTTCACAGACAGGTAGAATGAGAACTTTGAGTCCAGCATATCACCCACTGTGAGAATCCTCCCCATACTTTTCCAGGTTCTGCTTAAATGCTCCGTGGGATGGGGAGCTCAGTACCTTACAAAATAGCACATCACACAGTTGGGGGGTGCGTGATACAAGCAGTTCATTTTAAATTGAGCCCAAATGACTTTTGCTCATTCGTGTTAGTTCTCATTCTCCTGTGCCCCACAAGTCCCCACTGGGACCATACAGACCAAACCAGATTGTTCTCTTCCAGGACAAATATTATTCAGATTATTTGAGACCACACCACGTATCCCTTTACCCGTTCCTCTCCAGGGGAAGTTGCCAGGCTCCTTTGACCACCCCTTGAGATGGGGTCCAGACCTCTCTCCATGCTCTTTACTCTAATGTGTCAAACCCCCTTAGATTGAGGTGCCCAGATGCAGAGTAGTGGACCAAATCTTCCTGTCCTGTCTGCGGGGTTCCCATAGGCCACCATTGCCAAATGCTTGGAGGTTTAATTCTAGTATCCTGATAGGAAATGAGGACCCTTTGCAATGCTGAATGTGGAGGGGGTGGCATGTTTACCCTTAGTGACCACCCAAGTCTTTCCTGAAGGTCAAGCTGCAATCCACATAACCAGCTACCCAGAGTTCAGCAGGAGGCCACGCCATGTCCCCCCAGCTACCCAGTAAAgctcctgggggcgggggggaggggctgtgctgGAGCCACCCAAGCAGCCCAGCACAAGCAGGTGCTTACAAGACTTTGTCCCATTTCTCTCCATGATCCCTTTCTAGAAGGACAGCCTGAATGCCTTCTTCCCCCTTcccaaaagggaagagaaaggtcaCCTCTCCCTGTCCTGGTTCCAGCTGCCTCCAAGCCAGTGGATCAGGAAGTTTCCATCTCAGCCAGCAGACGTCTCACAGAACTGCACTGTCCTCGAGGAACCCGTTTTACCACCTGTACCTTGTGCACAGTGCCTATTTTGGTTTCTCagctgggagaaggaaggagaaagggagtcGCAGGT from Rhinolophus ferrumequinum isolate MPI-CBG mRhiFer1 chromosome 11, mRhiFer1_v1.p, whole genome shotgun sequence encodes the following:
- the CD82 gene encoding CD82 antigen isoform X2, coding for MGSACIKVTKYFLFLFNLLFFILGAVILGFGVWILADRSSFIFVLQNSSSSLNVGAYVFIGVGAVTMLMGFLGCVGAVNEVRCLLGLYFAFLFLILITQVAAGVLFYFNMDKVKQEMGSIVIKLIQNYKDDQEDRLQEGWDYVQAQGQCCGWISFYNWTENAELMNRTNITYPCSCEEKAENDSHLVRKGFCQAPDANRTESINSPEDWPVYREGCMEKVQMWLQDNLGVILGVCVGVAVIEVLGMLLSICLCRHVHSEDYSKVPKY
- the CD82 gene encoding CD82 antigen isoform X1; its protein translation is MSFTGWKSSQAGSSRTSRMGSACIKVTKYFLFLFNLLFFILGAVILGFGVWILADRSSFIFVLQNSSSSLNVGAYVFIGVGAVTMLMGFLGCVGAVNEVRCLLGLYFAFLFLILITQVAAGVLFYFNMDKVKQEMGSIVIKLIQNYKDDQEDRLQEGWDYVQAQGQCCGWISFYNWTENAELMNRTNITYPCSCEEKAENDSHLVRKGFCQAPDANRTESINSPEDWPVYREGCMEKVQMWLQDNLGVILGVCVGVAVIEVLGMLLSICLCRHVHSEDYSKVPKY